A single window of Vibrio gazogenes DNA harbors:
- a CDS encoding calcium/sodium antiporter — translation MLTAVALLIVGLILLVWSADRLVFGSAALARNVGISPLVIGMTIIAMGSSAPEMMVSATAALANKTDTAVGNILGSNIANIALILGITALIKPLSINSELLRRELPFMIGVTLLSGVILWDGHLGFYEGVLLFVVFAIFILAMLKISRSENNQKDRLLAEQESEVPEGINSKIALFWVIVGLILLPLSADILVNNAVIIAKYFGMSDLVIGLTIIAIGTSLPELAASLAGVLKGEDDMAVGNIIGSNVFNILAVMGIPGILNPSIISEHAMDRDFWVMLGLSLLLVLMALGKSRSINRIEGFILFVIFIVYQTYLFMNMSA, via the coding sequence ATGCTTACAGCTGTTGCTTTATTGATTGTCGGACTCATCTTACTGGTATGGAGTGCAGATCGGTTGGTTTTTGGCTCTGCAGCGCTGGCACGTAATGTTGGGATTTCACCGTTGGTGATTGGTATGACGATCATTGCAATGGGCTCATCAGCGCCAGAGATGATGGTATCTGCAACAGCAGCGCTCGCCAACAAAACGGATACCGCTGTTGGTAACATTCTGGGTTCGAATATTGCCAATATCGCCTTAATTCTGGGTATAACAGCCCTCATTAAACCACTATCGATTAACTCAGAACTGCTGCGCAGAGAACTTCCATTTATGATTGGAGTCACACTACTATCTGGTGTGATTCTTTGGGATGGACACCTTGGTTTCTATGAAGGTGTCTTGCTATTTGTGGTATTTGCCATATTTATTCTGGCAATGCTCAAAATCAGCCGTAGTGAAAACAATCAGAAGGATCGCCTTCTGGCTGAACAAGAGTCAGAAGTACCAGAAGGTATCAATAGTAAAATAGCGCTGTTCTGGGTCATTGTTGGTCTGATTCTGTTGCCGCTGTCTGCTGATATTCTGGTGAATAATGCTGTCATCATTGCCAAATACTTTGGCATGAGTGATCTCGTTATCGGTTTGACGATTATTGCAATTGGAACCAGCCTGCCTGAACTCGCAGCCTCACTGGCTGGGGTACTGAAAGGTGAAGATGATATGGCGGTGGGGAATATTATCGGTTCGAATGTGTTCAACATTCTGGCGGTGATGGGTATCCCCGGGATCCTGAATCCTTCAATCATCAGCGAACATGCCATGGACAGAGACTTTTGGGTCATGTTGGGGCTTTCTCTGCTTCTGGTTTTGATGGCATTAGGAAAATCACGAAGCATCAACAGAATCGAAGGATTTATTCTGTTCGTTATATTTATTGTCTATCAGACTTATTTGTTCATGAACATGAGCGCGTAA
- the kdsD gene encoding arabinose-5-phosphate isomerase KdsD, with amino-acid sequence MSQLNYTQSAKQVLNIEIKCLEQIEQYIDEHFSQACDMILSNTQGKVIVMGMGKSGHIGKKMAATLASTGTPSFFVHPGEAAHGDLGMISEGDIVIAISYSGESSEILPLYPVLKRRSIRIISMTGNPQSNMAKLADIHLQVSVSEEACPLGLAPTSSATATLVMGDALAITLLQARGFTQEDFALSHPGGALGRKLLLKLGDIMHSGDQLPLVSPDALIRDALMEISQKGLGMTAVVDQQQKILGIFTDGDLRRILDKRIDIHSAKICDVMTPNPTTASPHILAVEGLNLMQDKRINGLMLVENGQLVGALNMHDLLKAGVM; translated from the coding sequence ATGTCACAACTGAACTACACCCAGTCAGCAAAACAGGTTTTAAATATAGAAATCAAATGCTTAGAACAAATAGAACAATATATTGATGAGCATTTCAGCCAAGCCTGCGACATGATTTTGAGTAATACGCAAGGCAAAGTGATTGTCATGGGTATGGGTAAATCCGGCCATATTGGTAAAAAAATGGCGGCTACCCTCGCAAGTACCGGAACACCATCATTCTTTGTTCATCCGGGCGAAGCTGCTCACGGGGATCTCGGAATGATCTCTGAAGGCGATATCGTGATTGCGATCTCCTATTCGGGAGAATCATCAGAGATACTACCGCTTTACCCAGTATTAAAGCGTCGCTCGATTCGCATCATTAGCATGACCGGTAACCCACAATCCAATATGGCGAAACTTGCTGACATCCATCTACAAGTCTCCGTCTCAGAAGAAGCTTGTCCGTTAGGGCTGGCACCGACATCCAGTGCTACCGCAACGCTGGTGATGGGCGATGCTCTGGCGATTACGCTCTTACAGGCGCGCGGATTCACTCAGGAAGACTTTGCACTCTCACATCCGGGAGGCGCCTTGGGTCGCAAACTGTTACTCAAATTGGGTGACATTATGCATTCCGGTGATCAACTCCCCCTTGTCAGTCCTGACGCTTTAATCCGTGATGCCTTGATGGAAATCAGTCAAAAAGGGTTGGGCATGACAGCCGTGGTCGATCAACAACAGAAAATACTCGGTATTTTTACCGATGGCGATCTCAGAAGAATTCTGGACAAACGTATTGATATTCACAGTGCAAAAATTTGTGATGTGATGACCCCAAACCCAACCACGGCATCACCTCATATACTTGCCGTTGAAGGGCTAAATTTAATGCAAGACAAACGAATCAACGGTTTGATGTTGGTTGAAAACGGCCAATTGGTCGGCGCTCTCAATATGCACGACCTTCTGAAAGCAGGAGTGATGTAG